The Micromonospora sp. NBC_00421 DNA window GGGGCCCGGCCCACCGCGATGGCGACGACGGCGGTGAGCGGCTCGGTGCAGGCGCCGGCCGACCCCGCCGGGGACCGACGGCCCGACCGCACCGGGGGCACCATGACCGAGATTCCGACGCAGCGTGGCGCGGTCCGCGGCGACTCGTCCGCTCCCCAGGTCGCCGACCGTCCGCCCCTGCCGCACCGCCGGCCGCAGCAACACCTCGCCCCCGAGTTGCGGGAGGACGGCCTGCCCGGACAGGCCCCTGACGCGGCGCCGGCCGCCGCCCGGTCACCGGAGGAGGCCCGGGACCGGTTCACCAGGTACCAGCGGGCCTGGGCCGCTGGTCGGGCGGCGAAAAACGGGGACTCAGCCAGCAGAGACGACCAAGGCAGGAAAGCATGACCTACTCGGCATCGCAGAACGATCTGACCTGGATCCTGGACGATCTGGTAGAGGTCCCTGACGTTGTCTACGCGGTTGTCCTGTCCACCGACGGGCTGATCGTGCAGAAATCCACGTCGCTCCCGCAGGACGCCGGGGAGTTGCTTGCCGCCGGCGCGTCGTCCCTGCACAGCATCGCGGCGGGGATGGGCCGACGCTTCGACAGCGGGCCGGTGCAACAGGTCATCATCGAGTACGAGGGGCGGACGCTGTTCGTCGCCGCCGCCGGTCAGAACGCCCGGCTGGCGGTGCTCTGTGAACAGTCCGTCGACATGGGCACCGTCGCGTACGAGATGAGTCGCCTGGTCACCCGGATCGGCGACTACCTCGGCTCCGAGGCCCGCCTGGACGGCGCGGTGCTCGCCGATCGTCCCGGGTCGAAATCATGACGTACGACGTGTGGGACGGCGACGACGAGGCGGAGGCCGGCCGTCTCGTGCCGCTGTACATTCTCGTCAACGGACGGACCAGCCCCCGGAACACCAGCCTGGACCTGGCCACCCAGGTGATCGCCCTCCCGGCCGATCAGAGCCGGTTGGAGCTGGAATACCGGGACATCCTCCACCAGTGCACCGGGTGGATCTCCATCGCCGAGATCGGTGCCTACCTGCACCGCCCGCTGGCCATCACCAAGGTGATGGTCGACGTGCTCCACGAACAGGGGTTTCTGGACATCGGCTCGCCGGCACAGGAGAAGATCGCCGACCGGTGGCTGCTGGAGACGGTTCTCGCCGGCCTCCAGCGGATATAGACAAGAGGGACTGATACACGTGGATCGGAAATCGGTGAAGGTCGTCGTGGCGGGCGGCTTCGGCACCGGCAAGACCACCCTGGTCGGATCGGTCAGCGAGATTCCGCCACTGGTCACCGAGGAGGTCCTCACCCAGGCCAGCATCGGTGTGGACGACATCACCGGGGTCGAGGGCAAGACGAGCACGACGGTCGCGCTGGACTTCGGGCGGATCACCATCAGCAACGACGTCGTGCTCTACCTGTTCGGCACCCCGGGGCAGGACCGGTTCTGGTTCATCTGGGACGAGCTGGCGCAGGGGGCGGTGGGGGCGATCGTGCTTGTCGACACCCGCAGGCTCGGCACCAGCTTCCCGGCCGTCGACTACTTCGAGCGCCGGGGCATCCCGTTCGTCGCCGCCGTCAACCGGTTCTACGGCGAGTGTCCCTACACCGAGGAGGAGATCCGCGCCGCGCTGGAGTTGGACCCGACAGTGCCGCTGTTGTGGTGCGACGCACGGGACCGGGCCTCCAGCAAGCAGGCGCTGATCGAGCTGGTCCGGCACGCGCTGGCCCGGCTGCCCGCCACCGCCTGAGCTACGCCGGCCCGGCGGCCGGGTGGCCAGGCCACCGCCTGGGCCACGCCGGCCCGCCGGCCCGGCGGCCCGCCACGCCCGGCCTCACCGCCTCGTCGGGAGCTGCGCGAGCCGCACCTTGAAGTGGCGCAGCAGGGGTGGCGACGAGACCACCCGGTAGCCGGTGACCCGCTCGGGTTCCTTGGCGATGTCGGCGAGCACGGCGGCCACGTACTCGAAGTGGGTGTCGGTGTAGACCCGACGCGGGATGGCCAGGCGCACCAGTTCGAAGGGGGCCGGGGTCACCAGCCGGTGCTTGTCGTCCATCCCGCCCAGGTAGAGCGATCCCAACTCGGCGCAGCGGATGCCACCGTCGAGGTAGAGCTGGCAGCCGAGGGCGTGGCCGGGGAACTCCTGCGGTGACAGGTGGGGCAGCAACCGGCCGGCGTTGAGGTAGAGGGCGTGGATGCCCGGCGGTTGCACCGTGTCCACGCCGGCGTCGTTGATCAGCCGGGCCAGCCGGGCGGTGGAGGCGGCCCGTGCCCCGAGGTATGCGGGATCGACCACTTCGCGCAGCCCCTGGGCGAGCCGTTCGAGGTCGTGACCGGCCAGGCCGCCGTAGGTGGAGAAGCCCTCGGTGGCGATCAGGTTCGCCTCGCACCGGGCGTGCAGCTCGTCGTCGCGCAGCCCGATGAGCCCACCGATAGCCGACAGGCCGTCCTTCTTGAGGCTCACCACGCAGCCGTCGGCGAGCCCGAAGGCGTGGGTGGCGATCTGCCGGGGCGTCCAGTCCTGATAGCCCGGCTCGCGCTGCCCGACGAGCCAGGCGTTCTCGGCGAACCGCGCCGCGTCCAGGAAGAACGGCACCCGGTGGTGGCGGCACAGGTCGCGTACGGCGGTGAGGTTGGCCATCGACACCGGTTGCGCGCCGAGGCCGTTGTTGGTGATGGTCATCAGGACCAGCCCGACCCGGTCCCGTTCCGGCCCGGTGAGGGTGCGTTCCAACGCGTCGAGGTCGATGTTCCCCTTGAACGGGTCGGTGCCGTCGAGGTCGAACGCGGCCGGGCAGGGGAGGTCCCGGGGCTCCGCGCCGACCAGTTTGACGTTGGCGTGGGTGGTGTCGAAGTGGGTGTTGCTGAGGCAGAGCTGGCCGGGCTTCAACAGGCTGGTGAAGAGCACCCGTTCGCCGGCCCGGCCCTGGTGCACGGGGAGGATGTGCGGATATCCGGTGAGGTCGTGGACCTCGTCCCGGAACCGGAACCAGGAGCGCGCCCCGGCGTACGACTCGTCGCCGAGCGCGGCGGCAGCCTCCTGCGCGGCCGAGGTGGCCCCGGTGCCGGAGTCCGACAGCAGGTCGATGGTGATCTGGTCGGCGCGCAGGTTGAACGGGTTGAACCCCGCCTCCGCCAGGGCCTCCTGCCGCTCCTGCGGGCTCAGGAAGGGGATCGGCTCGACCACCTTGATCCGGTACGGGGGCAGCATCTTGTACGCGTCCACGGCCACAACTCGCTTTCCGAGGGGATTCAGAGGTGTCCTGCTCCGGCCCAGCCGGTCGGAGCCGCCAGCGCCGCACCGTCCACGGTCGACCGGTGGCGTGCCGGCGGACTCACCTGGTACGCCTCGGCGGACAGGTAGACGGTCACCCCCGGTCGGGGTGCGCCCAGCCGCAGGGACAGGTGCGGGATCAGCCCGACGCCGTCGCGCAGTGGTCGACGGGCCACCGCGGCGAGCGCCCGGTCCAGCACCGTGCGGTCGAACCCGTAGCGGTCCAGCACCGCCACCACCCGGTCGTACGCCTCCTCGTCGTCCTCGACGTAACCCCGGATCGGCACGTAGAGGCTGTAGCCGACGGGCCGGTCGACCCCCTCGACCAGGGTGTAGCTACCCACCAGCGGGAGGCCGACGAACCGGGTCCGGTCGCCACCGGCCAGCGCGCAGAACTCGGCGAGCCGGCTCGCGTCGACGTCGTCGACCACACCGGCCGCCCGGACGACGTCCCGCACCTGGGCGTCGTGGTGGGTCAGGTAGAGCTTGACCCGCGCCTGCGCGCTGTCGTGCAGGTCGAGGGCGAAGAACGTCAGGCGGTCCCGGTGGCCCAGCTCGCCCGGCCGGATGCCGTGGTCGAGCATCGTCTGGTAGGACCTGCCCAGCCCGAGCCGGTGCAGCGCCTCGGACACCAGGCTCGGGGCCCGGTCGACCCCCCTGACCTCCGGGTTGAGGTAGACCTTGAACTCCGGTCGCCGGCCGCTGCGGAATACCAGCGAGCACCAGAGCGCGAACACGCCCTGCGGGTCGTAGGTGGCGAACAGGTCGCGCACCGAATCCAGCCGGGACGTCGACAGGCCGGCGCGGTGCGCCTGGGTGTCCAGGAACCGCTGGGTGGCGAGCATGTTGGCCAACCGGCCCGGCGGCGCTCCCAGCGTCTCGCCCAGAATCCGTACCGTCGGCGGCTCGGTGGGGCTGAAGGCGACGGAGAACTCCACAGGGGTGTGGTCGTCGGCGACGTTGGACGGCCAGGGTGGCGGGGCCGACAACGGCTGCGGACCGGCCGGGCCGAGCAGGCCCTCCAACAGTTCCAGCGGCTCCGCCGCACCGATCCCGACGGCCGCGCACAAGCGCCGCAACTGGTCACCCAGTCGATCGGAAAGGAACACCTCGTCCATCAGTTCCCTCTCCCGATCACGCCGACTGACCGGAAGAGACCTTAGGAATCATTTCGCCGGAAGGTCAAGATTGATCACAACTTGCAATGACATAGCGGGATCCAGAGCGGCAAATCGCCCCTGTCTGATCACTCAGCGTTGCGCAAGGGACACGGTACATCATGTCAATTGTCACGCCGGGCCTCGGCGTGGGGCCTGGGCGCTCACCACACACCGGCCTGTTCCGACCGCACCCACACGACGACCATGAGTGTGATCTGGATCACCAAGACGCTCGCTTTGTGTCACAACAGGCAGCGCCGTCCAGCGGCCGCAGACGACGCGAATACCTGTTCATCGGCGCAACAGTCGTGGGCACCCCCTTACATTCAGTAGTTCCCGGTAGCGGACCAGGCGGTCGGCAGGCGTTGAGGGGCAGCGATGATGAGCAATGCCGGCTAGGGTTCCGAACAAGTCAATCTTCTGATTGACGATCCGCCAGCGGCGGGCGCAAGACCAATGGAAGGAACGGGGGTGATTTCCATGAAGGTCAAGCCGATCGTTCGGGGTAACCCGGCCTGAGCAAAATGAGGTGAGCTTGGATCGGGCTGTCGCCCGATCCAAGCTCACCTCTCGCTTCTTTTCCGCCCTGGAACAGCGCGGATTTCACGGGGGAAACACACATGAGAATAGCGATCATCGGCGTCGGCCATATAGGGCGACGCTATGCTGGTTATCTCCGCGAGGACGGTCTAGAGACCGTCTTCGTGGACAACAACGGCCGGTTCGACCACCGCCGGGTAGCCGAGGTGACGAATCCCGGCGCCGTCGATGTCTGGATCGTCGCGACACCGACGGCGACCCACCTCGGGGTCGTCCGAGAGATACTCGAGTTGGTGCCCGCAGCCGCCGTCCTCATCGAGAAGCCCGCCTGCCATCCCGATCAGATCCCGGCGCTGGCCAGCATGTTCGCCCGCCATCCGGACGCCCGCCTCCTCGTCAACGACGTCTACCAGCACAGCGCGACCCTGCACACGCTCGCTGCGGCGACACACGTCCGGGCACCACACGATCCGGTCAGACGGATCACCGTCGAATTCTCGAAGAACCGTCTCAAGGACGTGGCGGACGGTCGTTTCGTGGACCAGGCGTATGGCGATGTGGGCTACGAGTGGTTCCACATGCTGTCCCTCCTACGCGCCCTGCTGCCCACCGCGGATTTCAAGCAGTACCTCAGTCTTCCGCTCGCGGTGGCGACTCCTGAGGTACACACGGAGATCACCCTCCCGGCCGGTGTCGACATCACCCTCCACTCATCCGTCGTCGGACACATCGGATTTCCGGAGATCGGGCTCCCGTTCTACGCCGCAGCGGTGCCGCAGCGACATCTGGGCAGTGGTGAGATCCCCTACGGCTCGGACTTCCGGTACCGGGTGGCGGTCGTTGACTTTCAGTCCGGTGGCACTGCGACTGCAATTTTTGAGCCGCACTACGGTCGGTCGGTGGATTTCAAGAACCAACATCTGGTGGAGGTCCGCGCCGATGGGCGGACGGAGCGTCACGACATCACCGACAACCATCTCCGCCGCGCGCTGGGGCGTCAGATTCGGGACATCACCACCAGGGATCCGTGTGACGACGGACGGCTCCGACTCGACGAACACAGACACATGGCCGATCTCGCCGGCGTGCTGCGGCGCACCGACGACCGGCGCTCCCTGAACATCGCCTGAGCGCACCGCTCACGTCCAGCGCCGGAGGTCCCTGTTGGACTCATACTTCGCTCCCGCCGAACTGCGACACCGCCTCAGTGTCGAGGACGTGCTGGTGCGCTATCCCGAACTCACCTGCGACCACGAACAGTACGAGGATTCCCTGCCGGATCTGCCGTACCTGCGCTCGGTCCTGGCGACCTTCGTCCGTCGGCTCACCACCGAGACCACCCCGTGGCGGTGGACGCGGGCGGTCGCCGAGCAGGTACGGAGACATCCGATCTACGCGGACGAGCGGTACGCCGCCACGGAGCTGACCGGGCTGCCGACGTTGACGAAGACGGCTCTGCGGCGACACCCGGAGCCCTTCGACCACCTCGCGGAGCCGACTGCCGTCATCTACACCGACAAGACCTCCGGCACCTCGGGCGCACCGCTCGACCTGGCCTACAGCCAACAGTTCATGTCCCAGTCGCTGTACCTCGAACCGATCAAGATCATGATCCGCGCCGGGCTGACCGGGGTGGGCGCCGGGCCTGTTCTGTCGGTCTTCCTGACCGACAATCCCAGCCGTGGGAGTGGGCTGCTCGTCCCGAACCTGTTGGACGAGGTCGGGCACACCCTCATCGTGCAGGTCGACCCCAACGACGCGACGTCCCTGAACCGGGTGACCGATCTCCTCGAGGACCTGCAACCCGAAGTGCTGTCCTCCAAGCCGAACCTGTACCGAATGCTGCTCGATCGCTGGGGCGGGCAGCGACCCTTCGCGTCGTACCGCCCCCGGTTGGCGGTTTCCGGAGGCGCGATGCTGGACGACGCGCTCCGGCGGGCCGTGGCGGACCTGCTGGGTTGCCCGGTGGTGAGCAGCTACGCCATCAGCGAGGCCGGCTACCTGGGCTCGGAGTGCCCGTACGGTCGGATGCACCTGGACCTCTCGGTGCACGACCGGTTCGAGGTGCTCGACGAGTCGGGAAGGCCCGCGACCACCGGCGAACTCGTGGTCACCGCGTGCGCCAACAGTTGCATGCCGCTCGTGCGGTACCGGGTGGGCGACACCGTGACCCTGGCGGACGACTGCCCCTGCGGCGGCCCCGGGCCGGTTCTCGCGGCCCTGCGGGGGCGGACCACCCAACTCTTCCACCTCGGTGGAGGCGCACAACTGTCGCCCACCCGGTACATGAAGCTGTTCGAGCTGCACCCCGCGGTGCTCGAGTACCAGCTCACCCAGACCGGCGACCGGCGGTTCCGGCTCCGGGTCGAGCTCCGGGCGGAACTCCCCCCGCAGCAGCGCCGGGAGTCTCTCGCGGCGGTCGCCGCGTACGTCGAGGCGGGGATGCCGGTGCCCGTGGAGATCGACTGTGCGGAACAGGCACTCGACACGACCAGCGGCAAGTTCACCCGATTTCGAAGCGAGGTAGGCAATGCCTGACGATCTGCTGTCGGAACTCCCCGCTCTGTTGGGGGCGAACAGCGACATCCTGGACGCGGTGCGCGGCGGCGCGCTGGAGCGTACGGCGGTCCGCGACGAACTGCGCGCCGCCCTGACCAGCGATCCCGCAGCCTACGAACTCTTCGTCTCGGTGTGCTGCCACCGGACGCCGTACGGTGAGAGCTGGGTGCACGGTCCGGGCGAGAAGGGCCCGTACCTCTCCCTGGAGATCGCGGCGGACGCGCTCGACGAGGAGCGGTACCGACGATTGTTGTTCTCCGTGGTCACCACCGACTCGCCCGCCGTCCCGTACGACTACCGTGCGCTCGCCGCCGCCGCGCTGGTGCGGGTCGGCGTCGGCGGGCACCTGGCGGAGCTGAAAGCGCTGGCAGACCAGCCCGACCTGCCCGAGCGGGGACTGGCCGCCAAGCTCGCCTGCCGGACCGACGGCATCGACCACCTCTTCGACATACCCGAGACGGTCGCCGCCCGCCTCGACCTCCTCCGGGCGGCGAGTGCTGCCAAGACCAACGAGAGCCGGCGGCGGCTGACCCGCCGGATCATCGACGCGGTGGACGGCCGCGAGCCGGTGGCCGAGCCGGCCGCCGCGGACGCCTACCTCTCGACGGAGGCAGAGCGCCTCATCGCCGAGGGCATCGCCGGTGGCCTCGCTCTTCCCCGTGACTACCTCGTGGTGTGGGACCAGATCCCGGTTCCCGATGCGGACGGGAACGGGCTGACCATCGCCGAGCTGTTGCGCATCGTGCTCCTCTGCGGTGAGTTCAAACTCCCCGACACCGCCGTCCGGCCGGTGCTGATCGACTTCTACCGATCGGTCCTGCGGATCAGCGGCCGGGCTATCATCGGGCTCTCCGCCGGGGTCTTCCACGTCGAGCACGGTGTGCAGGCGAGCCCCTCACTGTTCTTCCTCGGCCGGGACGCGGTGCTCGGGAAGGGTTGCGTCATCGACTGCGTGGGTGGCGCGGTGCTCCAGTCCGGCAGCTTCCTGGGCGGGGGCTTCATCCCGATCCTCATCCACACCCACAAGCACATCCGGAGTGCGGGTGAGCCGGGAGCCGCCGAGCGCAAGCGGGTGCTCCCCTGCATCTTCGCGGCCGAGGCCGGGGCCCGGCTGCCGATGGAGGCGATCGGCATCTTCGAGAGCGCCGACTACCTCGACGGCCGGCCCGTCCCCTACGCCGGTATCCGCGCCATCGCACTACGTTGACCAGGGAAGCGAGACCAGTCGTGACAGCACAGTCGACATCCGCGGAACCGATCGGCATGGCGCCTCCCGGCTTCACGCCCGAGACCTGGGAGCAGTTCGCCACGGCTGGCATCCTGGTCGTCGAGGACGCGCTCGACGCGGCACAGGTCGCCCGCCTGGCGGCGGCCGTACGCGGGGCGCCCGAGCCGACCGCATGGAACATCGTCGAGACCGACCCGCGCTTCACGGTGATGATCGACCACCCGGCCCACCTCGGTTACCTGTACGACGTGTACGGCGAGATGCTCAAGCTGCTGCGCAGCGAGTACTTCCGTCGGCCGCCGGGGCAGGCGATCCGTAACAAGTGGCACTTCGACGGCCCGCGCCCCGTGCCCTTCCAGGTGTTCGCCGAGCAGGCGCCGCTACGGATCAAGGTGGGGTACTGGCTCACCGACCTGCCCCACGGCGACATGGGCAACCTGACCTACGTGCCGGGCAGCCACCGCCGGCCCCACCTGTCGACCTACCACACCCACGAGCCGCACCCGGAGGAGGTGGCCCTCACGGTCCGGGCGGGCACGATGACCATGATGTGGGGTGGGTTGTGGCACCGGGTCGCCGAGAACAACAGCGATGTCACCCGGCTCAACATGTTCCTCGAGTACGGCCCCAGCTGGATCGTGACGAGCGACCGGGAACACAGCGATCCTGCCTGGTTGGCCGGGCTCGGGCGTACCCGCCGGATCCTCATGCGCGACTACGTCCATCCCAACCATCTCATCAAGCCACCCGCGGAGGACGTCCCCCTGTTCGCGCGGCGGGCCGACGACCCCGGCGGCGACGCGGACGACTACGGTCCGCACGTCCCGCTGGAACTGCGCAAACGCTCCACCTGGCTCGAACGGCACCTGTCGTCGTGACCGCGCTCATCGAGCTCGACGAGGTCGGATACCACTACCCGCACGGCAGGAGCGAACGGCGCGACGTGCTGCACGGGGTCTCGTTGACCGTGGCAGCAGGCGAGGCGGTCGGCGTCGTCGGCAGCAACGGCTCCGGGAAGAGCACCCTGCTGAGGGTTCTCGCGACGCTGTTGCGTCCGACCCGAGGCCGGGTGCTCTACCGGGGGGTGCCGATGCCGGCGGGCCTGCGGTCCTACCGGGCCCACCTCAACTACTGCGGCGGCGCACCACAGGGCTTCTACCCCCGGCTGACGGCCGCCGAGAACCTGCGGTTCTTCTCGGGCATGAAGGGGCGCATGCTCTCCCGCGGACAGATCGTCACCCTGCTGGGCAGGGTGGGGCTGTCGGACAGCGTCGACGTCAACTACTCCCGCTTCTCGCTGGGGATGCGTCAGCGACTACACCTCGCCGCGGTCCTGTTCGAGCCGGCGGACGTCTGGATTCTCGACGAGCCCACCAACGGCCTGGACGGTGACGGGATGGCACTGCTGCGGGACCTGCTCGCCGAGGTGGACGGGCGGGTTGCCCGGGTGGTGGTGAGCCACGACGCTGACTTCCTCTCCCGGGTGGTCGACCGTACGCTGCACCTCAGGGACGGGAAGTTGACGTGTTCACGTTCGCACTCTTCCTGATCCGGGTCCAGTGGATCGACCGGCTGGCCACGTCCTCGTTCCTGATCGGGATCACCGTCCAGACCGCCCTGCTCTCCCTGGCGCTGTACCAGAACGCGGAGACACCGCGTGAGGCGCTCGTCCTCGCCACCCGGGCCGCCCTGCTCACCTGCACGGCCATCGTGCTGCTGTCGGCCATGTCCAGCGTCCAGAACGAGTTCCGGTACGGCACCATCGAGAAGGTGGTCCTCAGCGCCGTGTCGCTGCCCACCCTCCTGCTCGTCCGGGCCGCAGCCTCCGCGGTCGTCTCGTCCCCGGCGATCGTCGTGCCGTTCCTGGCCGCGTACGCCCGGTTCCCGGAGCTGGTCGGACCGCGCAGCCTTCTGGTGATCCTGCTGGTATACGTGTCACTCGCGGCTGTCTGCTACCAGTCGACGCTCGTCCTGTGCCAGTTCAGGGCACCCGTCGGGGTGGTGCCGTGGTTGCGACTCGGTCTGCTGTTCGTCGGGCTGTCGGTCCTGCCCTTCACGGGTGCCCCACTGGTCGCGCTGGTGCTGCCCACCGGCTGGATCCTCCAACTGGTCGCGGCCTCCGGCCCGCACGCCACCGCCACGGCGCTGACCGGTTTCTTCGCGGTCACCACCGCGTGGACCGGCCTGCTCTGGATGCTGCTGCGGGACCGGACGATGAACCGGATCGAGCGGACTCTCACGGATGGAGCAGAGGCGCGGTGAACAGGTGGCGGCTCGCTACGCTCGTCCTTCGTAACCGCATCCGGCAGGAGGGCCTGACACCGTATCTGCTGCGGATCGGTCCGCTCAGCATGCTCAACGTCCTGTTGCTCGCGGCCATGTTCACGACCGCGAACGGCAGGTCGCTCGACCTCGGCCTGTTGGCGGACCAGTACGTCTACTTCGTCCCCCTGCTGGCGCTGAGCGCGGCGGTCGGCACCTGGGAGGTCGAACTCTTCGCCGGGCTCGGGGAGCACTACCTGCTGCGGCCGTCCTGGGTGTGGCCGACCCGACTGGTCAGTGCGACAGTCGAGTGCATCGTGCCGCTTGTCTTCTTCGTCCTCCTCATCATGCTGACTCCCGGCGGGCGGCGCTGGCAGCACGTGGTGACCGCTCTGCTGATGCTGCCGGTCTTCATCCTGGTCGGGTCGGCGCTCGGGTTCTGCCTCGGCTTCCGCCACGAGAAGGCGGTCAACAACTTCCTCAACGTGATCGTCTGGGTGCTGGGGTTCGGCCCCGGACCGTTCTTCGG harbors:
- a CDS encoding GTP-binding protein; its protein translation is MKVVVAGGFGTGKTTLVGSVSEIPPLVTEEVLTQASIGVDDITGVEGKTSTTVALDFGRITISNDVVLYLFGTPGQDRFWFIWDELAQGAVGAIVLVDTRRLGTSFPAVDYFERRGIPFVAAVNRFYGECPYTEEEIRAALELDPTVPLLWCDARDRASSKQALIELVRHALARLPATA
- a CDS encoding ABC transporter ATP-binding protein, with protein sequence MTALIELDEVGYHYPHGRSERRDVLHGVSLTVAAGEAVGVVGSNGSGKSTLLRVLATLLRPTRGRVLYRGVPMPAGLRSYRAHLNYCGGAPQGFYPRLTAAENLRFFSGMKGRMLSRGQIVTLLGRVGLSDSVDVNYSRFSLGMRQRLHLAAVLFEPADVWILDEPTNGLDGDGMALLRDLLAEVDGRVARVVVSHDADFLSRVVDRTLHLRDGKLTCSRSHSS
- a CDS encoding DUF742 domain-containing protein, which encodes MTYDVWDGDDEAEAGRLVPLYILVNGRTSPRNTSLDLATQVIALPADQSRLELEYRDILHQCTGWISIAEIGAYLHRPLAITKVMVDVLHEQGFLDIGSPAQEKIADRWLLETVLAGLQRI
- a CDS encoding tryptophanase is translated as MDAYKMLPPYRIKVVEPIPFLSPQERQEALAEAGFNPFNLRADQITIDLLSDSGTGATSAAQEAAAALGDESYAGARSWFRFRDEVHDLTGYPHILPVHQGRAGERVLFTSLLKPGQLCLSNTHFDTTHANVKLVGAEPRDLPCPAAFDLDGTDPFKGNIDLDALERTLTGPERDRVGLVLMTITNNGLGAQPVSMANLTAVRDLCRHHRVPFFLDAARFAENAWLVGQREPGYQDWTPRQIATHAFGLADGCVVSLKKDGLSAIGGLIGLRDDELHARCEANLIATEGFSTYGGLAGHDLERLAQGLREVVDPAYLGARAASTARLARLINDAGVDTVQPPGIHALYLNAGRLLPHLSPQEFPGHALGCQLYLDGGIRCAELGSLYLGGMDDKHRLVTPAPFELVRLAIPRRVYTDTHFEYVAAVLADIAKEPERVTGYRVVSSPPLLRHFKVRLAQLPTRR
- a CDS encoding Gfo/Idh/MocA family oxidoreductase → MRIAIIGVGHIGRRYAGYLREDGLETVFVDNNGRFDHRRVAEVTNPGAVDVWIVATPTATHLGVVREILELVPAAAVLIEKPACHPDQIPALASMFARHPDARLLVNDVYQHSATLHTLAAATHVRAPHDPVRRITVEFSKNRLKDVADGRFVDQAYGDVGYEWFHMLSLLRALLPTADFKQYLSLPLAVATPEVHTEITLPAGVDITLHSSVVGHIGFPEIGLPFYAAAVPQRHLGSGEIPYGSDFRYRVAVVDFQSGGTATAIFEPHYGRSVDFKNQHLVEVRADGRTERHDITDNHLRRALGRQIRDITTRDPCDDGRLRLDEHRHMADLAGVLRRTDDRRSLNIA
- a CDS encoding phytanoyl-CoA dioxygenase family protein, translated to MAPPGFTPETWEQFATAGILVVEDALDAAQVARLAAAVRGAPEPTAWNIVETDPRFTVMIDHPAHLGYLYDVYGEMLKLLRSEYFRRPPGQAIRNKWHFDGPRPVPFQVFAEQAPLRIKVGYWLTDLPHGDMGNLTYVPGSHRRPHLSTYHTHEPHPEEVALTVRAGTMTMMWGGLWHRVAENNSDVTRLNMFLEYGPSWIVTSDREHSDPAWLAGLGRTRRILMRDYVHPNHLIKPPAEDVPLFARRADDPGGDADDYGPHVPLELRKRSTWLERHLSS
- a CDS encoding roadblock/LC7 domain-containing protein, with amino-acid sequence MTYSASQNDLTWILDDLVEVPDVVYAVVLSTDGLIVQKSTSLPQDAGELLAAGASSLHSIAAGMGRRFDSGPVQQVIIEYEGRTLFVAAAGQNARLAVLCEQSVDMGTVAYEMSRLVTRIGDYLGSEARLDGAVLADRPGSKS
- a CDS encoding AMP-binding protein; amino-acid sequence: MDSYFAPAELRHRLSVEDVLVRYPELTCDHEQYEDSLPDLPYLRSVLATFVRRLTTETTPWRWTRAVAEQVRRHPIYADERYAATELTGLPTLTKTALRRHPEPFDHLAEPTAVIYTDKTSGTSGAPLDLAYSQQFMSQSLYLEPIKIMIRAGLTGVGAGPVLSVFLTDNPSRGSGLLVPNLLDEVGHTLIVQVDPNDATSLNRVTDLLEDLQPEVLSSKPNLYRMLLDRWGGQRPFASYRPRLAVSGGAMLDDALRRAVADLLGCPVVSSYAISEAGYLGSECPYGRMHLDLSVHDRFEVLDESGRPATTGELVVTACANSCMPLVRYRVGDTVTLADDCPCGGPGPVLAALRGRTTQLFHLGGGAQLSPTRYMKLFELHPAVLEYQLTQTGDRRFRLRVELRAELPPQQRRESLAAVAAYVEAGMPVPVEIDCAEQALDTTSGKFTRFRSEVGNA
- a CDS encoding tryptophan dimethylallyltransferase family protein, which translates into the protein MDEVFLSDRLGDQLRRLCAAVGIGAAEPLELLEGLLGPAGPQPLSAPPPWPSNVADDHTPVEFSVAFSPTEPPTVRILGETLGAPPGRLANMLATQRFLDTQAHRAGLSTSRLDSVRDLFATYDPQGVFALWCSLVFRSGRRPEFKVYLNPEVRGVDRAPSLVSEALHRLGLGRSYQTMLDHGIRPGELGHRDRLTFFALDLHDSAQARVKLYLTHHDAQVRDVVRAAGVVDDVDASRLAEFCALAGGDRTRFVGLPLVGSYTLVEGVDRPVGYSLYVPIRGYVEDDEEAYDRVVAVLDRYGFDRTVLDRALAAVARRPLRDGVGLIPHLSLRLGAPRPGVTVYLSAEAYQVSPPARHRSTVDGAALAAPTGWAGAGHL